GGGACTACCGCTCGAGCCCGCAGATCGTGGAGGCCGCCAACCGTCTCCTGGCGGACCGCACCCAGGCGGGCCTGCGGGACCGGACCCTGCCGCACTGGCCGGAGCCCCTGCAGCTGACCTCGCAGCGCCCGGCCGGGCCGGCGGTGGTGTTCGGGGAGTGCCAGGACGACGAGGCCGAGGCCGGCTGGGTGGCCCAGCGGATCGGCGAGCTCGTGGCCGAGGGCGTGGAGCCGGCGGAGATCGCGGTGCTGTTCCGCACCAACGGCCAGTCCGAGGCGTTCGAGACGGCGCTGTCCGCCGCGGGCATCGGATACCAGCTGCGCGGCGGTGAGCGGTTCTTCTCGCGCCGGGAGGTGCGGGACGGCATCCTGCAGCTGCGTGCCGCGGCCCGGGCCGCCCAGGACCTCACGGGCGAGGAGGTGGTCCAGCGGGCGCGGGACGTCCTCTCCTCGCTGGGCTACGCGGCCGAGCCCCCGTCAGCCTCGGGTGCCGCGCGGGAGCGGTGGGAGTCCCTGCACGCGCTGGTGAACCTCGCGGACCAGCTGGCCGGCGCGCGGGAGGACTTCACGCTCACGGACCTCGTGGCCGAGCTCGACGAGCGCGCCCAGGCCCAGCACGCCCCCACGGTGCAGGGCGTCACGCTGGCCTCCCTGCACTCGGCCAAGGGCCTCGAGTGGGACGCCGTGTTCCTCGTGGGCCTGTCCGAGGGGCTCATGCCCATCTCCTTCGCGGACACCCCCGCCGAGGTGGACGAGGAGCGCCGGCTGCTCTACGTGGGCATCACGCGCGCCCGGCAGCACCTGCACCTGACCTGGACGCTGGCCCGCGCCGGCGGCGGGCGGGCCCACCGTCGGCCCTCGCGCTTCCTGCGCGCGATCGACCCCACCCTCGGCGGCACCCGGGAGCACGCCCCCACCACGACGCCGGCCGCGCGCCGCCCTCGGCGCGGCGCCACGGTGGCCACGTGCCGCTCGTGCGGAAAGGCCCTCGAGACGGGCGCCGAGCGCAAGGTGGGCCGGTGCGTGGACTGTCCCGCGCAGTACGACGAGGCCGTGCTGGACTCCCTCAAGGACTGGCGCAGCGCCACCGCCAAGGCGGAGAAGGTGCCGGCGTTCGTGATCTTCACGGACGCCACCCTCGAGGTGATCGCCGAGACCATGCCGGCCACGCCCGTCGAGCTGATCAGGGTCAAGGGCGTCGGCAAGACGAAGCTGGACCGGTACGGTCCCGAGGTGCTCGAACTGCTGCACGGCACCGCCACGGCCTGAGCGGCCGCCGGCTCAGCCGGTGGCCGGCCACGGCAGCGCCCCCGCCCCGCACGCGCACCCCGGCCGCGGGGTCACCGGCCGGCGGGTGAGGCGCCCGGCCGGGTCCATGGCCAGGACGACCCCGTGGGCGTCCTGGACCCCGCGGAGCACGTCCGCCACGAGCACCGCCGCCCGCAGCGCGGCCACGGGGTCCGCCGACGCCGCCGCGTCGCCCGCGCCCTCGTCCCCGTCCGCCGGGTCCGGCTCGCACAGCACGCAC
This Micrococcus flavus DNA region includes the following protein-coding sequences:
- a CDS encoding ATP-dependent DNA helicase UvrD2, which translates into the protein MSTPDEILRGLDAEQRQAATALHGPVCILAGAGTGKTRAITHRIAYGVASGVFDPHRTLALTFTARAAAEMRTRLRDLGVDGVQARTFHSAALRQLQYFWPQAVGGPMPSLIENKVRLLTEVAQRMRMTVDRAGLRDLAGEIEWAKVSLHAPEGYAEAAAEREMPVGWTATTVARLYAGYEEAKTARNMIDFEDVLLILVGVLTSEPRIAATVRDQYRVFVVDEYQDVSPLQHRLLDLWLGDRADLCVVGDSSQTIYSFTGATSRFLTGFRERHPEATVVKLIRDYRSSPQIVEAANRLLADRTQAGLRDRTLPHWPEPLQLTSQRPAGPAVVFGECQDDEAEAGWVAQRIGELVAEGVEPAEIAVLFRTNGQSEAFETALSAAGIGYQLRGGERFFSRREVRDGILQLRAAARAAQDLTGEEVVQRARDVLSSLGYAAEPPSASGAARERWESLHALVNLADQLAGAREDFTLTDLVAELDERAQAQHAPTVQGVTLASLHSAKGLEWDAVFLVGLSEGLMPISFADTPAEVDEERRLLYVGITRARQHLHLTWTLARAGGGRAHRRPSRFLRAIDPTLGGTREHAPTTTPAARRPRRGATVATCRSCGKALETGAERKVGRCVDCPAQYDEAVLDSLKDWRSATAKAEKVPAFVIFTDATLEVIAETMPATPVELIRVKGVGKTKLDRYGPEVLELLHGTATA